A region from the Capra hircus breed San Clemente chromosome X unlocalized genomic scaffold, ASM170441v1, whole genome shotgun sequence genome encodes:
- the LOC102186753 gene encoding DDB1- and CUL4-associated factor 12-like protein 2, with protein MAPQQTGNKKREEPAPQEAAEGSSSPSSSSPGSAAVHADGPQPPKKPKRMVVRLSLVDYLKGREVGAQGRAGLSGFDGELCGFAVRKLPELLRERELSLGTIDKVFASQWLNARQVVCGTKCNTLFVVDVQSSHVTRIPLMRDRRPPPAHTQPGCGIHAIHLNPSKTLLATGGENPNSLAIYRLPTLDPLCLGDRHGHKDWIFAIDWMSDTVVVSGSRDGTLGVWKIDPDVFRSSIAWHSDAGLPVYAHIRPAEVEDVPRAGTNPGNCKVRAVAFSAKRQELGAVTMDGYFHLWKAQNTLSRLLSIRLPYCRENVCLTYCDELSLYAVGSQSHVSFLDLRQGHQSVRHLCSREGGTGVRSLSFYEHIITVGTGHGSLLFYDIRAQKFLEEKVLDSQHSSPRPTGRRFRLICGRGWLNQDDLQMNYFGAFGDLPNALYTHCYNWPEMKLFVAGGPLPSSLRGNYAGLWS; from the coding sequence ATGGCCCCGCAGCAAACAGGTAATAAGAAACGGGAAGAGCCCGCGCCCCAGGAGGCTGCAGAAGGCTCGTCGTCGCCGAGCTCGTCGTCGCCGGGCTCGGCGGCAGTGCACGCAGACGGCCCGCAGCCGCCCAAGAAGCCCAAGCGGATGGTGGTGCGGCTCTCACTGGTGGACTACCTGAAGGGGCGCGAGGTGGGCGCGCAGGGCCGCGCCGGGCTCTCCGGCTTCGATGGCGAGCTGTGTGGCTTCGCGGTGCGGAAGCTGCCAGAGCTGCTGCGGGAGCGCGAACTGTCCTTGGGCACCATCGACAAGGTGTTCGCATCGCAGTGGCTGAACGCCAGGCAGGTGGTGTGCGGTACCAAGTGCAACACGCTCTTCGTGGTGGACGTGCAGTCCAGCCACGTAACGCGCATCCCCCTCATGCGGGATCGTCGGCCCCCACCAGCCCACACCCAGCCGGGCTGTGGCATCCATGCCATCCACCTGAATCCCTCCAAGACGCTGCTGGCCACCGGGGGCGAGAACCCCAACAGCCTGGCCATATACCGGTTGCCAACGCTGGATCCCTTGTGCCTGGGTGACCGCCACGGCCACAAAGACTGGATCTTCGCCATCGACTGGATGAGCGACACGGTGGTGGTGAGCGGCTCCCGCGATGGCACCTTGGGCGTCTGGAAGATAGACCCCGACGTATTCCGGAGCAGCATAGCCTGGCACAGTGATGCAGGGCTCCCCGTGTATGCCCACATCCGTCCCGCGGAAGTGGAGGATGTCCCCAGGGCCGGCACTAACCCAGGTAACTGCAAGGTGCGGGCTGTGGCCTTCAGCGCCAAGAGGCAGGAGCTGGGAGCCGTGACCATGGATGGCTACTTCCACCTGTGGAAAGCCCAGAATACCCTGTCCAGGCTGCTGTCCATCAGGCTGCCTTACTGCCGAGAGAACGTGTGCCTGACCTACTGCGATGAGTTGTCCCTGTACGCGGTGGGATCCCAGTCCCATGTCTCTTTCCTGGATCTGCGCCAGGGTCACCAGAGCGTACGGCACCTCTGCTCCCGCGAGGGCGGCACGGGTGTGCGCTCCCTGAGCTTCTATGAGCACATCATCACCGTGGGCACCGGCCACGGCTCTCTGCTCTTCTATGACATCCGTGCGCAGAAGTTCCTGGAGGAGAAGGTCTTGGACAGCCAGCACTCCTCTCCGCGGCCCACAGGGAGGAGGTTCAGGCTGATTTGTGGCAGAGGCTGGCTCAACCAAGATGACCTGCAGATGAACTACTTCGGTGCCTTCGGCGACTTGCCCAATGCACTCTACACCCACTGCTACAACTGGCCAGAGATGAAGCTCTTCGTCGCTGGCGGCCCTCTTCCTTCAAGCCTCCGTGGAAACTATGCAGGCCTCTGGAGCTAA